The Cucumis sativus cultivar 9930 unplaced genomic scaffold, Cucumber_9930_V3 scaffold72, whole genome shotgun sequence DNA window ACATTGTCCCATGCCTATGGTGTGAGCACCAGACATAGCTGTCATTTCGTTGGCGTTAAAGCCTTTAACAGCGAACATTGAGATTAGTGTCGAGAGGTTGGAGCTTGGTGCTGGAAGATTGTTGTTTGCTTCGCTCTCACTCGCGGTCCTCGAGTCCTTCGACCAAGCGTACATCCCAAATGGTCCTCCAAGctacataataaaattaaagaaatcgttaactgtgtgtttgaaatgactttttaaaaaatttacgaacatttttggttttataataaatttgttttgtttaggcattttggacaaaattatacatatttttttattctttctattttgtagaatatacaaaaatatatttttccttttcaatattattttgtacttaTTAGTTGCATGCAAAATAAACATGCAGGAAAAGGTCaagaataaatcaaatatttcaaaatagatATAACACAAATAATAAGATAATGGATTGAATATCATATACTTATCAAGTTGTCtaaactataacaaatttaacagAAAAATAGTTGCAATTTTAACGTCAGATCACAActacatatatacacactttattgagaaaaagactaagtttgaacttaaaataataaggATTAAAATTATTACCAAATCGGCGCCATCACGAGCAGCAAGAGCAAGAATATCAGCACATGAAACGGTTTCTTTGCAAGCAGCTTCCACCTCAGTTTTAATATCGTCAATTACTTCGAAACCTCTAAGTGAATTCCTATTTGGGAACGCATTTTTTTCGCCCCTCATTGTTGGAGTATCATCAAGCAATACAGAAGCTTCGCAACCCtgtatttaaaaagtaactaGGAAATTCACTTGTAAATATATGTCTTATTGAATTAAGCTATTTATATAGTCTTGTTTGTTGGTTACGATTACTATAAATGTTTAAACTTCCACTTATATAtttcagaaagaaaaaaaaagaagagacaaAGAAAATGGTGTTCTTATCCTCGTACGTACATTTACAAAGCAATCGTGGAAGAACATGCGAAGCATCGAAGCTCCCATACGCTTATCTCTGTTTACAGCTTTGGCCATACCAGCACGAACAATCCATTTGAGTCTAGGACAACTTTTCGAGTAAAAATGAGATGAAAGCTCAGCATTGGCTGAGAAGgctaaaaggaaaagaacaatgaaaaaataagaaacgtTAATGGAAGCCATTAGAGAACACaactagaagaagaagaagaagaatatgaaACTTAGAGAGCGTGAGGGTTTAGCTCTGGAAAgtgaatttatttatagaacaaattatattcaaattattatatttaattacaacaatttttttattattatacttttaaaagaaataatacaaaaaaatggtATGCACGTGACAAAGACGTGGGGGATTTGTGACTTTGTGAAGgtataaaattcaaagtttgatagtaataattatataaaaacaaagttcTCCACTTGGtaaattttgttggattgTGAGGGAAATAGGGAAGTATTTTTCAATCAtcatggaagaaatgaaaaaatatgaatatgatcaaccaaaagaagaagaaaaaaaagttgaaatattgactttttattatttttgttgtttatttatttttaacaaagaGGAGGGTTTGGTAGGGAAGGACACTCTTTATTGCCCAATCATGTAGAAACCTAACTATATATTTGTCAACTCAAAAACTATTATGCATATAAATGTTTGCAAGACTTATGATAGtgtaaaaaaaacttgatgATTGCTATGGGTATGGTAGTTTTATAACTAATAATTCAATGTATAACagtaaatataaccaaatttatttcttattaaatcaataattaaggaatatagaaaaacatatgaaaatCGATATATAGATCTATGTGATTCATTGATAGTGTGTTAACTAAGCTACGAGGTAGGAGAAGAACAATATATATTGCTCTTCTATAAACCCTAAAGTCAAAATCGTAAATAactcataattaataaatacatatgtTCAATACGCGATCTGTATTGCACTCTatcattttacaaatttaatttcttaattttgacttttgtgtctatttattttatgatctTTTGATTTTACAATATTAAGTCACATTTTGCTCTTGTTTGGTAAcgatttaactttttctttaaaataatttaacctatataataacaataagaaCAATACGTAATAGACAACAGTAACAATAATACATAACAGCAACAACTATAATGCATATTCAAAGTATgaatcttttaaaagtttaacataacattttttgaaatggtCATTCGTCGTATAGTcttttaacaacattttttttagtacaacaattgAGATGATTCGAATCTAGCCTTCTATCTCTAAGgtaaaatatcatatcaatTATACTATTGAGTTAAAGTGACTTTGATAAGTATTGGTTCAAACTTAATCCCAAGCAatcattataaataattaagtttttctttagcgaaattaaataatgttaaCAAATTTCACCCAcgctttaaattaaaattatagcTAACCTCTTTGACCTAACTCACCTTtctaaacactttttttttttaatttaacacatGTTAAAATGAtcatgaataataattaaatctaaaatttaaattatacaagCCTATCTAGATGGTGTTTTAAGAGAACAAGCAAAAATAGCAactaaaactataataataagtaattacaaataatttttgtacaaaatagaacaaaataaattaaaggaagAACGgtcaaaaatggcaaaatggACAACTACTTACACTTTACATTTAAAATCTAAGTGTTacgagttttttttctttagtggttttttattataaagtgtaaatagtttgtattttttttttttgttattcttaaaaaaaaaccaaattaaattgtatggaaaacaaattaaatgcaTGAATTCATTATTATATAGTTGGAAAGACGAcactaaacatatattaaattttggcCACCATCTTAATCTACCCTAATTATCCTAATTATCAAGTAGAGTATTGTGCATCTTTTCTGGCCCAACTTACATGCACATTGACTAATCTTATGAGATAATTACCTACATATCCTTACAATATTCgggtgtcaagaaaactcGTAGGATATAAAATTCTTAGTCAGTGGTCACTATAAAGAACTCCACAACCAAAGGAAACAACTCTATGACTATAAACAACTCCACTCTTTATATATCTTCTAAATCCTTTCTTAATGCTACCATCATATCACACGTCAAAATGTTCAAACTCAATATGAACACAATTCAATTAGCATAAAACATACACTTTTGATTAATAAGTCAAAAGTTAGTCAAATCATTATTCcgaattatatattataagaaattttgtgaaaCAAAGTTGTATAGATAAGTATAAATTAGAGAGTTTAGTATTAACc harbors:
- the LOC101206193 gene encoding peroxidase P7 yields the protein MASINVSYFFIVLFLLAFSANAELSSHFYSKSCPRLKWIVRAGMAKAVNRDKRMGASMLRMFFHDCFVNGCEASVLLDDTPTMRGEKNAFPNRNSLRGFEVIDDIKTEVEAACKETVSCADILALAARDGADLLGGPFGMYAWSKDSRTASESEANNNLPAPSSNLSTLISMFAVKGFNANEMTAMSGAHTIGMGQCQFFRTRIYNDTNINSAFAAQRRANCPLNGGDSNLAPLDSTDIKFDNKYFIDLINQCGLFHSDQELSNGGSQDALVRTYSMNSITFRKDFENAMIKMGNLSPASGTITEIRKNCRVVN